A region of Prochlorococcus marinus subsp. pastoris str. CCMP1986 DNA encodes the following proteins:
- a CDS encoding branched-chain amino acid transaminase produces the protein MQEFLPYAWFEGKCIPFKDAKVSIATHALHYGTAAFGGMRAIPNPSNKDEFLLFRTDKHVKRLSQSARLLLTEISEEYIFNALKTILKKNKPSKPIYIRPFVYTSDLGIAPRLHNIETDFFIYCIELGDYLSPDGVSCRMSSWTRQEDRSLPLRGKISGAYITSSLAKTEASLSGFDEALLLNSSGKVSEASGMNLFIVRNGELITPGVDQDILEGITRASVIELAKSFGINVIERPVDKTELLIADEVFLTGTAAKITPVKQIESTNINNYRPIMTKLKNKLIEITEGRSQDYDDWITRIDIS, from the coding sequence ATGCAAGAATTTCTTCCATATGCCTGGTTTGAAGGTAAGTGTATACCCTTTAAAGATGCAAAAGTGTCAATAGCAACTCATGCACTTCATTATGGAACAGCAGCCTTTGGAGGAATGAGAGCTATTCCAAATCCATCTAATAAGGATGAATTTCTTTTATTTAGAACAGATAAACACGTAAAAAGGTTATCTCAAAGTGCAAGATTGCTTTTAACAGAAATATCTGAAGAATATATATTTAATGCACTAAAAACAATATTAAAAAAAAATAAACCTTCAAAACCGATCTACATAAGGCCTTTTGTTTATACAAGTGATTTAGGTATTGCTCCAAGATTACATAATATAGAAACTGATTTCTTCATTTATTGTATTGAACTAGGAGACTATTTATCTCCCGATGGTGTGTCTTGTAGGATGAGTAGTTGGACAAGACAAGAAGATAGATCTCTACCTTTAAGAGGTAAGATAAGCGGTGCTTACATTACCAGTTCATTAGCCAAAACAGAGGCTAGTTTATCAGGATTTGACGAAGCATTGCTGTTAAATTCTAGTGGTAAAGTAAGTGAAGCTAGTGGAATGAACTTATTTATAGTAAGAAATGGTGAACTGATTACTCCAGGAGTTGATCAAGACATCCTAGAAGGAATTACTAGAGCTAGTGTTATTGAATTGGCGAAATCGTTTGGTATAAATGTTATTGAAAGACCTGTTGATAAAACAGAATTACTTATTGCTGATGAAGTATTTCTAACTGGTACAGCAGCTAAAATTACACCTGTAAAGCAAATAGAATCAACAAATATTAATAATTATCGTCCCATAATGACAAAATTGAAAAATAAGCTTATCGAAATAACGGAAGGCCGTTCACAAGACTATGATGATTGGATAACACGCATTGATATTAGTTAA